Proteins encoded together in one Chloroflexota bacterium window:
- a CDS encoding phage tail protein: MSQTRQDHTSVHKFAFVLTLDNNVSIGEFSECSGLSIERETKPYSEGGLNDYTHTLPGRLKHSNITLKRGVTTDSKALWKWFDAGRFDLKITRRDISIKLLDVGGETVRHWDIRGAYPIKITAPTLNSGSSEAAIETLELAHKGIQLSFERK, from the coding sequence ATGTCGCAGACACGACAGGACCACACGTCGGTTCACAAGTTCGCGTTTGTGCTCACCCTGGACAACAACGTATCGATCGGCGAGTTCAGCGAGTGCAGCGGGCTGTCCATCGAGCGGGAAACCAAGCCGTACTCGGAAGGCGGGCTCAACGACTACACGCACACGCTGCCCGGCCGCCTGAAGCATTCGAACATCACGCTCAAGCGCGGCGTCACGACGGATTCCAAGGCGTTGTGGAAATGGTTCGATGCCGGGCGGTTTGACCTGAAGATCACGCGGCGCGACATCTCCATTAAGTTGCTGGATGTGGGTGGCGAGACGGTGCGGCACTGGGATATCCGGGGCGCCTATCCAATCAAGATCACGGCCCCCACATTGAACTCCGGCAGCAGCGAGGCGGCGATCGAGACACTGGAACTGGCGCACAAAGGCATCCAGCTTTCTTTTGAGCGCAAATAG
- a CDS encoding peptidoglycan-binding protein, translating to MSNRNQQSGSLLKARVTRLKRTGPDTYKDSGATPKKDYIDCLFNPAELTLSKSSSWSPTAVAERNVENWAFGGGKGASLKMHLFFDTTDSGSDVHVYSDFLFGLLELDPGTVGSDKTVPAESYRCRFQWGKYQFFEAVIYPSVSVTYSMFLPDGTPVRAEADVTFQQVRDENIYKKQNPTSMSHARKSRVVLEGETLDWIAYQEYGDPALWRHIARENDLANPMELTAGQILRITPAP from the coding sequence ATGAGTAATCGCAACCAGCAATCGGGCAGCCTGCTTAAGGCGCGCGTCACCCGCCTTAAGCGCACCGGGCCGGATACCTATAAGGATTCGGGCGCGACGCCAAAGAAGGACTATATCGACTGCCTGTTCAACCCGGCCGAGTTGACGCTCAGCAAGTCGAGTAGTTGGAGTCCGACGGCCGTCGCAGAGCGCAACGTCGAGAACTGGGCGTTTGGCGGCGGCAAAGGTGCGTCGCTCAAGATGCACCTGTTCTTTGACACGACCGACAGCGGTTCTGATGTGCACGTGTACTCTGATTTTCTGTTCGGTCTGCTCGAACTCGACCCAGGCACCGTGGGCTCGGACAAAACCGTTCCGGCGGAATCGTACCGTTGCCGCTTCCAGTGGGGCAAGTACCAGTTCTTCGAAGCGGTCATCTATCCGAGCGTCAGCGTCACGTACAGCATGTTCTTGCCCGACGGCACGCCGGTGCGCGCCGAGGCCGACGTAACGTTCCAGCAGGTGCGCGACGAGAACATCTACAAGAAACAGAATCCGACGTCGATGAGCCACGCGCGCAAGAGCCGCGTCGTGCTGGAGGGCGAGACGCTGGACTGGATCGCCTACCAGGAATATGGCGATCCCGCGCTGTGGCGCCATATTGCACGTGAAAACGATCTGGCCAACCCGATGGAACTGACGGCCGGACAGATCCTGCGCATTACGCCGGCGCCGTAG